One genomic window of Psychrobacter cibarius includes the following:
- the bfr gene encoding bacterioferritin — MKGDKEVIRALNKVLGQSLIAINQYFLHARIARHWGLEALNESFYKQSIAEMKWSDELIARILLLGGLPNLQDYGKMFIGEDVPEIIECNLRLEKQKFEIITDAITLCETKSDYVSRQLLVTLKDGNEEYQDWLETQEDLIESVGVERYIQSQMDDYAP; from the coding sequence ATGAAAGGGGATAAAGAGGTTATTCGCGCTTTAAATAAAGTGCTCGGACAGTCATTGATTGCCATCAACCAGTATTTTTTACATGCGCGCATTGCGCGCCATTGGGGATTAGAAGCCCTCAATGAAAGTTTCTATAAACAATCCATCGCTGAGATGAAATGGTCTGATGAGCTGATTGCCCGGATTTTATTGCTAGGCGGTTTACCAAATTTGCAAGATTACGGTAAGATGTTCATCGGTGAAGATGTGCCAGAGATTATCGAATGCAATTTGCGCTTAGAAAAACAAAAGTTCGAGATCATTACCGATGCTATTACTCTATGTGAAACAAAGTCTGACTATGTGTCACGCCAGCTATTGGTGACGCTAAAAGATGGTAATGAAGAGTATCAAGACTGGTTAGAGACTCAAGAAGACTTGATCGAAAGCGTTGGGGTTGAGCGCTATATCCAATCACAAATGGATGATTACGCGCCTTAA
- a CDS encoding sulfate ABC transporter substrate-binding protein produces MTGCNPTKATQQDGSNATGDAKNISLLNVSYDVSRDFYKDYNVLFSADYQQKHSDSQVNINQSHGGSSKQALSVANGLQADVVTLNQESDMNLLVKKGLVASDWQQAFPNNAVPYTSTMVLLVRDGNPKNIKDWSDLARNDIDVVIPNPKTSGTARYAFLGAYGYGLHQFKETVQSPAKTDDFIKKLLANVVTYDNGARAATTSFTQRGLGDVLITTENEAHLAAKQFAKGQVNIVYPSYSIVIANPVAVVTAVTDKGGKTAAANAYLKGLWDTPVQELMAQMYMRPSNPQVLAAHKATLPDIETFEPVAVFGSWEQIMDTFFVDGGRFDQLARVK; encoded by the coding sequence ATGACAGGCTGTAATCCTACCAAAGCCACTCAGCAAGACGGCTCAAACGCGACGGGTGATGCAAAAAATATCAGTTTATTAAATGTCTCTTATGATGTATCACGCGATTTCTATAAAGATTATAACGTTTTATTTAGCGCAGACTATCAGCAAAAGCATTCAGACAGTCAGGTAAATATCAACCAATCACATGGTGGCTCAAGCAAACAAGCATTGTCGGTTGCCAATGGTCTGCAAGCAGATGTAGTCACTTTAAACCAAGAAAGTGATATGAATCTGTTGGTTAAAAAAGGCTTGGTTGCCTCTGACTGGCAGCAAGCATTCCCGAACAATGCGGTGCCTTATACCAGTACCATGGTGCTATTGGTGCGCGATGGTAACCCCAAAAACATCAAAGACTGGTCGGACTTGGCGCGTAACGATATAGACGTGGTGATACCAAACCCGAAAACCAGCGGCACCGCGCGTTATGCGTTTTTGGGTGCCTATGGTTACGGATTACATCAATTTAAAGAAACGGTACAAAGTCCTGCCAAAACGGATGATTTTATCAAAAAGCTACTGGCAAACGTGGTCACTTATGACAATGGGGCGCGTGCCGCAACGACCAGCTTTACTCAGCGCGGACTGGGCGATGTGCTCATCACGACCGAAAACGAAGCGCATTTAGCCGCCAAGCAATTTGCCAAAGGACAGGTCAATATCGTTTATCCCAGTTATTCTATTGTGATTGCCAACCCAGTGGCAGTCGTAACGGCAGTGACTGACAAGGGCGGCAAGACGGCAGCGGCGAATGCTTACCTAAAAGGCTTATGGGACACCCCAGTACAAGAGCTCATGGCACAGATGTATATGCGTCCCAGCAACCCACAAGTGCTGGCAGCTCACAAAGCAACCTTGCCTGATATTGAGACTTTTGAGCCGGTAGCAGTATTTGGTTCTTGGGAGCAGATTATGGACACTTTCTTTGTCGATGGTGGGCGTTTTGATCAGCTGGCAAGAGTGAAGTAG
- a CDS encoding DUF1176 domain-containing protein, whose protein sequence is MKDDNRKRINFSRQAMASELTVINTKLSAIHNDQQIDANRYSILQYKANLTTHPKKIKKILLLMIKNKIRLPMFAAISAALFSTATMASNGVEFTNQDWQVVCDNTRTCRLAGYQAENNSEFPISVLLIRRAGANAGVDGKVKLGGAKESSAKALMQLGNRHRISLFINGRDYGETKPFSTAAGNADLTPTQVAALLEALTKSSKIELVLRNSRWQLSDKGASAVMLKADEAQGRVGTSSAFVNTDGAAKSNSTVLSPKSAPKLRFVAPNPKAVASNNRKFVMKSSQLAALMKSTMKDADSDCPNLSDKSPWRVSRLNGSQLLAQHDCWTGAYNTGAGIWVINDSRPYKPTLVTTNATGYDKGKITSVQKGRGIGDCLTKTDWVWIGKAFEKSHESTTGLCRMIEAGGAWQLPTYVTEVKMVR, encoded by the coding sequence ATGAAGGATGATAACCGTAAACGGATCAACTTCTCACGACAGGCGATGGCTAGCGAATTAACAGTTATCAATACCAAACTCAGCGCCATTCATAACGATCAACAGATAGATGCTAATCGATACTCAATATTGCAATATAAAGCCAACTTAACCACCCATCCTAAAAAAATAAAAAAGATACTCTTATTGATGATAAAAAATAAAATACGATTACCTATGTTTGCTGCTATCAGCGCAGCTTTATTTAGTACAGCGACGATGGCCAGCAATGGCGTTGAATTTACCAATCAAGACTGGCAGGTAGTCTGCGACAATACCCGTACGTGCCGGCTGGCAGGCTATCAAGCAGAAAACAATAGCGAATTTCCTATATCGGTATTGCTCATACGCCGTGCAGGCGCAAATGCTGGTGTGGATGGCAAAGTGAAGCTGGGCGGTGCTAAAGAAAGCTCAGCTAAAGCCTTGATGCAACTTGGCAATCGTCATCGTATATCATTGTTCATCAATGGTAGAGACTATGGCGAAACCAAGCCGTTTTCAACTGCAGCAGGCAATGCTGATCTGACCCCAACACAAGTCGCAGCGCTACTAGAGGCGCTGACTAAGTCAAGCAAAATTGAGCTAGTGCTACGTAACTCACGCTGGCAACTCTCTGATAAAGGGGCTAGCGCCGTCATGCTCAAAGCAGATGAAGCCCAAGGTCGAGTAGGGACGTCATCTGCCTTTGTCAATACTGATGGTGCCGCCAAATCAAATAGCACTGTATTGTCACCCAAGTCAGCACCAAAACTTCGCTTTGTGGCGCCCAATCCGAAAGCCGTCGCTAGTAACAATAGAAAGTTTGTGATGAAATCGTCGCAGCTAGCGGCGCTGATGAAAAGTACGATGAAAGATGCGGATAGTGACTGTCCCAATCTATCAGACAAATCACCATGGCGTGTGAGCCGACTGAATGGCTCACAGCTGTTGGCACAACATGATTGCTGGACAGGTGCTTATAATACTGGTGCAGGCATCTGGGTCATCAATGACAGTAGACCTTATAAACCGACATTGGTAACCACCAACGCCACTGGCTATGATAAGGGTAAAATCACTTCCGTACAAAAAGGTCGCGGCATCGGTGATTGTTTAACCAAGACTGATTGGGTATGGATAGGTAAGGCATTTGAAAAAAGCCATGAAAGTACCACAGGGCTTTGCCGTATGATTGAAGCGGGCGGTGCGTGGCAGCTGCCGACGTATGTCACCGAAGTTAAAATGGTGCGATAG
- a CDS encoding DHA2 family efflux MFS transporter permease subunit, with protein sequence MVTLTPTQDKYLPYVLAVALFMQILDATILNTSLPQMAQALGESPLKMQWAVISYALTLAIFIPISGFLADKYGTRRVFLAAIIIFCIGSLLCAASPTLDFLIGSRVIQGIGGAMMTPVARLILVKSYPRNKLLTVMNFAVIPALVAPLVGPVLGGYIVQYTSWHWIFLINIPMGIFGFIMGKKLVPALFEDTKRLDWTGFLLFAAAACGFTLAVEFGSQTGRGFYGLLLSLVASLLIGAYIWHAKRRQAPLFPLSLFDIRTFRIGITGNLFTRLGISAVPFLLPLLLQVVFEYSPSQAGWLLAPIAVGAIGIKPWVSKIIQRHTYRKVLVFNTFLMGTLIIVLAQFTDASQWLWFIPILTIMGACNSMQFSAMNTITIGDLEGTQTSSGNSLMAVNQQLAISFGIAFGAAVLTLLRERLQMDTLTAFQTTYWILGVLTILSGLYFLRLKPEDGRGLY encoded by the coding sequence ATGGTAACGCTAACCCCGACACAAGATAAATACTTGCCCTATGTGCTAGCGGTGGCGCTATTTATGCAAATTTTGGATGCCACTATATTAAATACCTCATTACCGCAGATGGCACAGGCGCTGGGTGAGTCTCCATTAAAAATGCAGTGGGCGGTGATCAGTTATGCGCTAACTTTGGCCATATTCATTCCCATCAGTGGTTTTTTGGCGGATAAATACGGCACGCGCCGAGTATTTTTGGCAGCGATTATTATCTTTTGTATTGGCTCACTGCTATGTGCTGCGTCACCAACGTTGGATTTTTTGATTGGCTCACGGGTTATACAAGGTATTGGCGGGGCGATGATGACGCCTGTGGCTCGCTTAATATTGGTCAAATCTTACCCACGCAATAAGCTGCTGACCGTCATGAACTTTGCGGTGATTCCTGCTTTGGTAGCACCACTAGTAGGGCCGGTCTTAGGTGGCTATATCGTACAATATACCAGTTGGCATTGGATATTTTTGATCAATATACCGATGGGTATTTTTGGCTTTATCATGGGCAAAAAACTGGTTCCCGCACTATTTGAGGATACCAAGCGTCTTGATTGGACAGGATTTTTATTGTTTGCGGCAGCGGCTTGTGGGTTTACGCTTGCTGTAGAGTTCGGCTCACAGACTGGTCGCGGATTCTATGGGTTGCTGCTTAGTTTGGTGGCCAGTTTATTGATAGGCGCTTATATCTGGCACGCCAAGCGTCGTCAAGCACCGTTGTTCCCCTTGAGTTTGTTTGACATTCGCACCTTTCGTATTGGCATCACTGGTAACCTATTCACGCGCTTAGGTATTAGCGCCGTACCGTTTTTGCTGCCGCTGTTGCTGCAAGTGGTGTTTGAATACTCACCGTCGCAGGCAGGTTGGCTACTCGCGCCCATCGCAGTCGGTGCTATCGGGATTAAACCATGGGTCAGTAAAATTATTCAGCGTCATACTTATCGCAAAGTGCTGGTCTTCAACACGTTTTTGATGGGCACGCTCATCATTGTGTTGGCACAGTTTACCGATGCCTCACAGTGGTTATGGTTTATCCCTATTTTGACCATAATGGGCGCTTGTAATTCTATGCAATTCAGCGCGATGAATACGATTACTATCGGTGATTTAGAAGGCACTCAAACCAGTAGTGGCAATAGCTTGATGGCGGTCAATCAGCAGTTAGCAATTAGTTTTGGTATTGCTTTTGGGGCAGCGGTACTGACGCTGTTACGTGAACGCCTACAAATGGATACGCTGACAGCGTTTCAAACCACCTATTGGATACTTGGGGTCTTAACCATTCTCTCGGGGCTATACTTCTTACGACTCAAGCCCGAAGATGGGCGCGGCTTATACTGA
- a CDS encoding (2Fe-2S)-binding protein, with the protein MYVCICNDVKEKQIKAAIASGIDTLDGLKDTLDVATCCGCCEPMVNDYLDEHHARLDVLAYAV; encoded by the coding sequence ATGTACGTATGCATCTGTAATGACGTAAAAGAAAAGCAAATCAAAGCAGCCATTGCTTCAGGTATCGATACCCTTGACGGTCTAAAAGATACCCTCGATGTTGCGACTTGCTGTGGCTGCTGCGAACCGATGGTTAACGATTACCTAGATGAGCATCATGCGAGACTCGATGTCTTGGCTTACGCTGTTTAA
- the cysT gene encoding sulfate ABC transporter permease subunit CysT, with amino-acid sequence MSAKTSPASKAPAKKGWLTRLRQRNVLPGFGLSMGITVFSLSLLVVLPFAMMAYTTTQMGWTGFWETISQPQVTAAIKLSLWMSFLAMLTNMVFGTLVAWVLVRYEFWGKSLINALVDLPFALPTAVTGISLATLYAPNGLIGQWFDKFGIQVAFTPIGIWLALVVVSFPFIVRAVQPVLAELSVEFEEAAAVLGANRFTTFRKVILPELLPALLMGAGMMFARATGEYGSVIFIAGNIPMQSEILPLIIISKLEQFDVQGASAVALFMLLISFVILLTINIMQWKLSRRVGAR; translated from the coding sequence ATGAGTGCAAAAACATCTCCTGCCAGCAAAGCCCCTGCAAAAAAAGGGTGGTTAACACGTTTGCGCCAACGCAATGTGCTGCCAGGGTTCGGCCTGAGCATGGGTATCACGGTCTTTAGCTTGTCGCTACTGGTGGTATTACCGTTTGCCATGATGGCTTATACCACGACTCAGATGGGTTGGACTGGATTCTGGGAGACGATTAGTCAGCCGCAAGTCACTGCTGCTATCAAGCTAAGCTTATGGATGTCGTTTTTAGCGATGCTCACCAATATGGTGTTTGGCACATTGGTCGCTTGGGTGCTCGTACGCTACGAGTTCTGGGGTAAGTCGCTGATTAATGCGCTAGTTGATTTACCATTTGCATTACCAACGGCGGTCACAGGTATTTCGCTTGCGACCCTTTATGCCCCTAATGGTTTGATTGGACAGTGGTTTGATAAATTTGGCATTCAGGTCGCCTTTACACCCATAGGTATTTGGTTGGCATTGGTCGTGGTCAGCTTTCCCTTTATTGTCCGTGCTGTGCAGCCTGTACTCGCTGAGCTATCGGTTGAATTTGAAGAGGCAGCCGCGGTATTGGGTGCCAATCGTTTCACGACGTTTCGCAAAGTAATTTTGCCAGAGCTGTTGCCCGCTTTACTCATGGGTGCAGGCATGATGTTTGCCCGTGCCACTGGCGAGTACGGTTCGGTTATCTTTATCGCTGGCAATATCCCCATGCAATCAGAGATTTTACCGCTCATTATTATTAGTAAACTAGAGCAGTTTGATGTTCAAGGGGCTTCTGCAGTTGCATTATTTATGCTACTGATCTCATTTGTGATCTTATTGACCATTAATATCATGCAGTGGAAACTGTCGCGCCGTGTAGGAGCTCGCTAA
- the cysA gene encoding sulfate ABC transporter ATP-binding protein, protein MSIEIRNVNKKFGQFTALDNINITVPTGKLTTLLGPSGCGKTTLLRIIAGLEYADSGQILFDEMDVTNTPVQKRHIGFMFQHYALFRHKNIADNVAFGLTLLPKNERPSKADINKRVAELLDLVQLPQVANAYPHQLSGGQRQRIALARALAVKPKLLLLDEPFGALDAKVRKELRTWLKNIHHELGITSIMVTHDQEEARAVSDEIVVMNQGRVEQVGTSEELIHQPANAFISDFLDLA, encoded by the coding sequence ATGAGCATCGAGATTCGCAACGTTAATAAAAAATTCGGTCAGTTTACCGCCTTAGATAATATCAATATCACCGTGCCGACTGGCAAGCTGACCACTTTGCTGGGACCATCAGGCTGTGGCAAAACGACGTTGCTACGCATTATCGCCGGCCTAGAATATGCTGACTCAGGGCAAATATTGTTTGATGAGATGGATGTGACCAATACGCCAGTACAAAAGCGCCATATTGGCTTTATGTTTCAGCATTACGCATTGTTTCGTCATAAAAATATCGCCGATAATGTTGCCTTTGGACTGACCTTGTTACCAAAGAATGAGCGACCGAGTAAGGCAGATATCAATAAACGCGTTGCCGAGCTATTAGACTTGGTGCAGCTGCCACAAGTGGCCAATGCTTATCCGCATCAATTATCAGGCGGTCAGCGTCAACGGATTGCGCTGGCACGCGCCTTAGCAGTGAAGCCAAAATTATTGTTGCTTGATGAGCCTTTTGGTGCACTCGATGCCAAAGTACGTAAAGAGCTGCGCACGTGGTTAAAGAACATTCACCATGAGCTTGGTATTACCAGTATCATGGTTACTCACGATCAAGAAGAAGCCCGCGCGGTCTCAGATGAGATCGTGGTCATGAATCAAGGGCGGGTAGAGCAGGTAGGCACATCGGAGGAGCTGATACACCAGCCAGCCAATGCGTTTATCAGTGATTTTTTAGATTTGGCATAG
- a CDS encoding metalloregulator ArsR/SmtB family transcription factor: protein MSDNNFTIRPIELFKVLSDPTRLKIFQILFNKESRCVGELVEILDQPQPTISRHLNHLKKLGILSCVRDGTWMWYEVADDLPEWCQEILDITYKQISSKDLDISKPSEI, encoded by the coding sequence ATGTCTGATAATAATTTTACGATACGACCTATCGAGTTATTTAAAGTCTTATCTGACCCGACGCGCTTAAAAATATTTCAAATTCTATTTAACAAAGAATCGCGCTGTGTTGGTGAGTTGGTAGAAATACTAGATCAACCACAGCCAACGATATCGCGTCATTTGAACCATTTAAAGAAACTTGGTATTTTAAGCTGTGTTCGCGACGGTACGTGGATGTGGTATGAAGTCGCTGACGACTTGCCAGAATGGTGCCAAGAGATTTTGGATATTACTTATAAGCAAATATCTAGCAAAGACCTTGATATATCCAAGCCTTCTGAGATATAA
- the bfr gene encoding bacterioferritin, protein MIGSPKVIDYLNFLLGGELAARDQYFIHSEMYAEWHYGKLYDRIHHEMADETLHAQSIIRRILMLSGTPKMTVNAINIGATVPEMLQLDLELEYQVQQHLKDGIALCEAERDYVTREMLVEQLKDTEEDHAHWLEQQLRLIDMISLPNYLQSQMAEVTPNLV, encoded by the coding sequence ATGATAGGTAGCCCAAAAGTCATTGATTATTTGAATTTTTTGTTAGGCGGTGAGCTTGCTGCCCGTGACCAGTATTTTATTCACTCAGAAATGTATGCTGAGTGGCATTATGGCAAATTGTACGACCGTATCCATCATGAGATGGCAGATGAGACGCTACATGCCCAATCTATTATTCGCCGTATCCTAATGCTGAGCGGCACGCCAAAAATGACGGTCAATGCCATCAATATCGGCGCGACAGTTCCTGAAATGCTGCAACTTGATCTTGAGCTAGAGTATCAAGTACAACAGCACTTAAAAGACGGTATTGCTCTCTGTGAAGCAGAGCGCGATTATGTCACGCGTGAGATGTTGGTAGAACAACTAAAAGACACTGAAGAAGATCATGCGCATTGGCTTGAGCAACAGTTGCGCTTAATTGATATGATCAGTCTGCCCAATTATCTGCAAAGCCAAATGGCTGAAGTCACTCCCAATCTTGTTTAA
- the cysW gene encoding sulfate ABC transporter permease subunit CysW: protein MQISNSYDYQSNAATKDTPWIRLTFIVIAVLFMVIMLVIPLLAVFYEAFKGGWQLYIASLVDPEALQAIKLTLITAAIVLPINMVMGIAIAWLVTRYQFKGKQLVTTLLDLPFSVSPVVAGLMFVLLFGLNSTIGGWLESMGFQVIYAVPGIVLATLFVTFPFVARELIPLMQTQGDSEEQAALTLGATGWQTFWHVTLPNIKWALLYGLILTNARAMGEFGAVSVVSGHIRGETNTMPLLVEIAYNDYNFTAAFALSSLLAALALVTLLIQQVMTKLQERKFAKSERLASGPELLVSANATKATNTTDATTTESSDK from the coding sequence ATGCAAATATCTAATAGCTACGATTACCAAAGCAACGCAGCGACTAAAGATACGCCATGGATACGCCTTACCTTTATCGTCATCGCAGTGCTATTTATGGTCATCATGTTGGTCATTCCGTTGCTGGCTGTGTTCTATGAGGCCTTTAAAGGTGGCTGGCAGTTGTATATTGCCTCGTTGGTTGATCCAGAAGCTCTGCAAGCCATTAAGCTGACATTGATTACCGCGGCTATCGTCTTACCCATCAATATGGTGATGGGTATCGCCATCGCATGGTTAGTGACGCGCTATCAGTTTAAAGGTAAGCAGCTGGTCACCACCTTGCTTGATCTGCCATTTTCAGTATCACCCGTCGTTGCAGGTTTGATGTTTGTTTTACTATTCGGACTCAATTCCACCATTGGCGGCTGGCTTGAAAGCATGGGATTCCAAGTCATTTATGCGGTTCCAGGTATTGTATTGGCAACGCTGTTTGTTACTTTCCCTTTTGTAGCACGTGAGCTGATACCGCTGATGCAGACGCAAGGCGACTCTGAAGAGCAAGCGGCATTGACCTTGGGCGCGACTGGTTGGCAGACGTTTTGGCATGTGACGCTACCCAATATCAAATGGGCACTACTCTATGGTTTGATTTTGACCAATGCGCGGGCAATGGGTGAGTTTGGGGCGGTGAGTGTGGTATCTGGTCATATTCGCGGCGAGACCAACACCATGCCACTACTGGTTGAGATTGCTTACAATGATTATAACTTTACCGCTGCTTTTGCCTTATCGAGCCTACTAGCTGCATTGGCATTGGTGACGTTGCTTATTCAACAAGTCATGACTAAGCTACAAGAGCGCAAATTTGCCAAGTCCGAACGGCTGGCAAGTGGGCCTGAGTTACTGGTAAGTGCCAACGCTACTAAGGCTACCAATACTACTGATGCAACAACCACTGAAAGTTCGGATAAATGA
- a CDS encoding sulfate ABC transporter substrate-binding protein, whose protein sequence is MTYALQYQQKSKKRNVLSIAGVALTLGLAGCSNSETETTANADGTVATEGQNIELLNVSYDVARDFYKDYNPLFVEHYKAENPNSNILIKQSHGGSSKQALSVANGLQADVATMNQGSDIELLEKKGLVESDWESKFPDNAVPFTSTIVFLVRKDNPKGINDWEDLTKEGVEIVMANPKVTGNGRYAFLGAYGYGLHAFDKNETNAKNYVKDMLKNVKVYENGGRAATTTFVQRGIGDVLVTFENEANLAATDFGAGKVDIVYPKYSIKSESPVAIVKSVTDKKGTTDAAKAYLDYLWSEPAQQLAANLYLRPSVKSVLDKNGDKLPPIETFRPNDAFGTWDEIMGTYFSDGGVFDQLAINAPQ, encoded by the coding sequence ATGACATACGCTTTGCAATATCAACAAAAAAGTAAAAAACGTAACGTCTTGAGCATTGCAGGCGTTGCATTAACCTTGGGGCTGGCTGGCTGTAGCAATAGCGAGACAGAGACGACTGCTAATGCAGATGGCACAGTTGCCACAGAAGGTCAAAATATTGAGCTGCTGAACGTCTCTTATGATGTGGCACGTGACTTTTATAAAGACTACAACCCATTATTCGTTGAGCACTATAAAGCGGAAAATCCAAACAGCAATATTCTAATCAAGCAGTCACATGGTGGCTCAAGTAAACAAGCGCTGTCAGTTGCCAATGGTCTGCAAGCAGATGTCGCCACCATGAACCAAGGCTCTGATATTGAGCTGCTTGAGAAAAAAGGCTTGGTTGAGTCAGATTGGGAAAGTAAATTCCCAGACAATGCCGTCCCTTTTACCAGTACCATTGTATTCCTAGTCCGTAAAGACAATCCAAAAGGCATCAATGACTGGGAAGATTTGACCAAAGAAGGCGTTGAGATCGTCATGGCCAATCCAAAAGTGACGGGTAATGGTCGTTATGCGTTCCTGGGCGCTTATGGTTATGGCTTGCACGCTTTCGATAAAAACGAGACCAATGCCAAAAACTACGTGAAAGACATGCTCAAAAACGTCAAAGTTTATGAGAATGGCGGGCGCGCCGCGACCACTACTTTCGTTCAACGTGGTATCGGTGATGTCCTAGTGACTTTTGAAAATGAAGCCAACTTGGCAGCGACTGATTTCGGTGCTGGTAAAGTAGACATCGTTTATCCTAAATACTCTATTAAATCAGAAAGCCCTGTTGCGATTGTCAAGTCAGTGACAGATAAAAAAGGCACAACGGATGCCGCAAAAGCTTATCTTGACTACTTATGGAGCGAACCTGCTCAGCAGCTAGCAGCCAATCTATACTTGCGTCCTAGTGTAAAAAGCGTCCTTGATAAAAATGGTGATAAATTACCACCAATCGAAACATTCCGTCCAAATGATGCCTTTGGCACGTGGGATGAGATTATGGGTACTTACTTCAGTGATGGCGGTGTATTCGACCAGCTCGCCATTAACGCCCCGCAGTAA
- the yghU gene encoding glutathione-dependent disulfide-bond oxidoreductase, with protein MSQENNKAYNHTDGQNDKYVPPKVWTQDKENGGKFASINRPTAGARYEKALPVGAAPLQLYSLNTPNGVKVNILLEELAEIDVKGAEYDAYKIDISQGEQFGSGFVAINPNSKIPALVDHSADIAGEPIALFESGAILMYLAEKFDQFMPLSLGKARAECLSWVMWQMGSAPFLGGGFGHFYAYAPEPLEYPINRYTMETKRQLDVLDTHLKDSTYMCGNNEADYNIADMIIWAWYGQLVLGKLYDAAEFLQVDDYKHVKRWAQVIAERPAVKRAVDLSLKPID; from the coding sequence ATGAGTCAGGAAAATAACAAAGCTTACAATCATACCGATGGGCAAAACGATAAATATGTACCGCCAAAGGTTTGGACGCAAGACAAAGAAAACGGTGGTAAGTTTGCCAGTATCAATCGCCCAACAGCGGGTGCGCGCTATGAGAAAGCGCTGCCAGTAGGCGCTGCGCCATTACAGTTGTACTCGTTGAATACGCCAAATGGCGTCAAGGTTAATATCCTGTTAGAAGAGCTTGCCGAGATTGATGTTAAAGGTGCTGAATATGATGCCTATAAAATTGATATCTCTCAAGGAGAGCAGTTTGGTTCTGGCTTTGTAGCCATAAACCCTAACTCAAAAATTCCAGCCTTGGTTGATCATTCTGCCGATATAGCTGGCGAGCCGATAGCACTTTTTGAGTCTGGTGCTATCTTGATGTATCTGGCAGAAAAATTTGACCAATTTATGCCTTTGTCACTTGGCAAAGCACGGGCAGAGTGTTTGTCTTGGGTCATGTGGCAGATGGGCAGTGCGCCTTTTTTAGGTGGCGGCTTCGGACATTTTTATGCTTATGCACCTGAACCGCTAGAGTACCCGATCAACCGCTATACTATGGAAACCAAACGCCAGCTCGATGTGCTGGATACCCATCTAAAAGACAGCACATATATGTGTGGCAACAACGAAGCCGATTATAATATTGCGGATATGATTATTTGGGCATGGTATGGACAATTGGTGCTTGGAAAGCTTTATGACGCTGCCGAGTTCCTGCAAGTTGATGACTACAAGCATGTGAAACGTTGGGCACAGGTAATTGCTGAACGTCCAGCCGTTAAGCGTGCCGTAGACCTATCATTAAAGCCTATTGACTAA